CATCGATGATCCGGTACTTTCCGCCGAAAGGGACCGCCGGCTTGGCGCGGTCCTTCGTCAAGGGGTGTAGCCGTTCGCCTCGCCCTCCCGCCATAATGATTCCCAGAACGGTCATACCCTGTCCTCCTCTTCGTGTCGTACCTGCTCCATGCGTAGCCTCATTTGACCGTCCTCAGTCCGATTGCGGGCCGTGCGTTGGAATTCAGCCTCTGCCAACTGTGGCGCACACGGGGCGCGACTCAGCGTTGCAGCGATTATCCACACTTAGACGCCGGTTGGCAAGAGATTAGGATGTGTCATTGCGAGCGGAGAGAAGTAATCCCACCGTTCTGCAGCGAGATTGCTACGCTTCCTTCGGTCGCTCGCAATACTCCATGCGCCGGTGGCGCGCCTATGGGCCAAGTTCTTTTTCCCCTCGCCCCTATTTTTGGAGAAGGGGGGGTCCTTTTTGGTGTCCCTCGCCTCCCCTGGAGGAGAGGGCGAAGGTGAGGAGGATTTTCGAACCTTGGTCGGTCACATTATTGAAGCTTGCATAAATAGTGCAAGGCGAACCACACGCTCATCCGTTCGGCCTGAGCTTGTCGAAGGCTCATCCTCTAATGGTTCGACAGGCTCACCATGAACGGAACGAAGACATCCGCGGTCTGCATTACTTATGCAAGTCTCAATAGGATTATGCCGCCAGTTGGGGCGGCCTTTGCCGCGATAGGTCGTATTGATATTTCGTTGACAAATCTAGGAGATAAAAGGAAAATACCTCATATTATGAGGGCTCTTAGCTGATACTATACAAAACAGCATAATTATAGTTAGCCCATGACCAAGGAGATTCAATGTCAAGAAGAGTTGAAGACATCCTTTATGACCTAGCGTCCCTGCCTTGGTGGGTCAGTGTCTGTCTCTCCATCATCGTATACATTGGCATGAAATTCGGTGGCCCGGCCATGTTCGCCGGTCAGGGCATGCTTCAGGGCATAATAGGTGATGGTATTTCCAAGATGGCTGGAATTGTCGCTATCATTTTCCTCATCCCGGCGCCGATCTCCTTTCTTAATTCTCTGCGAAAGCGCAAGCTGCTCGATCGACAAGATGGCATTGAGTCTATTAGGGCACTGCCATGGAAGGAATTTGAAGAGTTACTGGCGGAAGCCTATCGACGCCAGGGCTATTCCGTCCGAGAAAATTCTTCACTGGGACCCGACGGGGGCGTCGACCTGGAATTGGAGAAAGGCGGCAGTATCTATTTGGTCCAATGCAAGCAATGGCGGGACCAGAAAGTTCCGGTCCATGTCATCAGGGAAATGTTTGGCGTCATGACTGCGCAGCGTGCATCAGGCGTCCATGTCGTGACGTCAGGCATGTTTACCCAGGAAGCCAAGAACTTTGCGGCAGGTAAACCAATAGACTTGATCGAAGGTAATGTGCTCGCCAAAATGATCCGCAATGTGCAGGCAGGGGCTGGTTCAGTCCGCAGCCTCGCCACGACCGGCAGGCGGTGTCTACGCTGCAATGGGCAATTGGTCTTGCGCACGGCACGTCGGGGCGACAACATTGGAAGTAAGTTTTGGGGATGCACAGGCTACCCAAACTGTAACTATACGGAGCCGCACAAGGGCTAACCACGTGCTGAGGCCGATGTGCGCCCAGGCCATTACATCTCAGGGCGCACGCGACGCAGCACCGCGTTAGGTCAAGTCCTTTTCTTCCTACAAAAAAACCAGAGGTATAACCTCGGCGTCTCATAATGTCAGGCAGCCAGCTTCG
This Candidatus Methylomirabilota bacterium DNA region includes the following protein-coding sequences:
- a CDS encoding restriction endonuclease produces the protein MSRRVEDILYDLASLPWWVSVCLSIIVYIGMKFGGPAMFAGQGMLQGIIGDGISKMAGIVAIIFLIPAPISFLNSLRKRKLLDRQDGIESIRALPWKEFEELLAEAYRRQGYSVRENSSLGPDGGVDLELEKGGSIYLVQCKQWRDQKVPVHVIREMFGVMTAQRASGVHVVTSGMFTQEAKNFAAGKPIDLIEGNVLAKMIRNVQAGAGSVRSLATTGRRCLRCNGQLVLRTARRGDNIGSKFWGCTGYPNCNYTEPHKG